In Phyllostomus discolor isolate MPI-MPIP mPhyDis1 chromosome 3, mPhyDis1.pri.v3, whole genome shotgun sequence, a single genomic region encodes these proteins:
- the ATP5MF gene encoding ATP synthase subunit f, mitochondrial isoform X1 gives MASVVPLKEKRLMDVKLGELPSWILMRDFTPKGIGGAFQRGYYRYYNKYVNVKKGNVAGVSMVLAAYVLFNYCRSYKELKHERRRKYH, from the exons ATGGCGTCAGTCG TACCATTGAAGGAGAAGAGACTCATGGATGTCAAACTAGGGGAGCTGCCAAGCTGGATACTGATGCGGGATTTCACCCCTAAAGGCATTGGTGGAGCATTTCAAAGAG GTTACTACAGGTATTACAACAAGTATGTCAATGTGAAGAAAGGGAATGTTGCTGGAGTTTCCATGGTGCTGGCAGCTTACGTGCTTTTTAACTACTGCCGTTCTTATAAGGAACTCA AACATGAGCGGCGACGCAAGTACCACTGA
- the ATP5MF gene encoding ATP synthase subunit f, mitochondrial isoform X2, with protein sequence MASVVPLKEKRLMDVKLGELPSWILMRDFTPKGIGGAFQREHERRRKYH encoded by the exons ATGGCGTCAGTCG TACCATTGAAGGAGAAGAGACTCATGGATGTCAAACTAGGGGAGCTGCCAAGCTGGATACTGATGCGGGATTTCACCCCTAAAGGCATTGGTGGAGCATTTCAAAGAG AACATGAGCGGCGACGCAAGTACCACTGA
- the ZNF789 gene encoding zinc finger protein 789 produces the protein MVELLAFEDVAMYFTREEWNKLDQVQKDFYRDVMLENYRT, from the exons ATGGTG GAGTTGCTGGCCTTTGAGGATGTGGCTATGTACTTCACCAGAGAAGAGTGGAACAAACTTGACCAGGTTCAAAAGGACTTCTACAGAGATGTGATGTTGGAGAATTACAGAACATGA
- the ZNF394 gene encoding zinc finger protein 394 translates to MSSSLIASHGSDAEPGDWTVNAGARGAAPPLRDGLLIVKVEEDSSGGQESDPPVVCLDPETCGQHFWRFRYQEVDGPEKALSRLRELCRRWLRPEVHSKEQILELLVLEQFLTILPAELQDRVRKHHPENGDEAAALVRALQRALGGTSIQDLVKAKDVCLTWGEWKQLDPIQRDFYRENVLKDYGNTVLPSLETRTQNKELIPKQEILEVEPQMQLQEGSPWKAPLYSRCGDTHGNRVEKQSGHLSLLKLENSEEQGLMSISELENGPTEEGDSKNHEFGNSARRSNLVLHQHGLTSERSINDDEGGDRCRQSLDMVKIQVVKSHRSVDSEENFHPSGLFRTQRQLREERPYKCDNCGKSFKQRSDLLKHQRIHTGEKPYECQECGKSFSQSAALIKHQRTHTGEKPYTCPKCGDSFRQSSHLNRHQRIHIGEKHYKCTECGETCRVSNRFRHQRIHKGERPYTCEECEKSFKRCSDLSKHQRIHTGEKPYGCSVCGKRFSQSATLIIHQRTHTGEKPYKCLECGESFRQSPHLIRHQRIHRNKVPSF, encoded by the exons ATGAGTTCAAGCTTAATCGCAAGTCATGGCAGTGACGCTGAGCCGGGGGACTGGACGGTCAATGCGGGGGCCAGGGGCGCCGCGCCGCCCCTTCGTGATGGACTTTTGATAGTAAAAGTGGAGGAAGACTCATCCGGAGGGCAGGAGTCCGACCCGCCCGTGGTGTGTTTGGATCCCGAAACTTGTGGACAGCATTTTTGGCGGTTCCGTTATCAGGAAGTGGACGGACCAGAAAAAGCTCTGAGCCGGCTTAGAGAACTTTGTCGTCGTTGGCTGAGGCCTGAGGTGCACTCCAAGGAGCAGATCCTGGAGCTACTGGTGCTGGAGCAGTTCCTGACCATCCTGCCCGCGGAGCTCCAGGACCGGGTGCGGAAGCACCACCCCGAGAACGGAGACGAGGCTGCGGCCCTAGTGCGGGCTCTTCAGAGAGCGCTTGGTGGGACCTCAATCCAG GACTTGGTGAAGGCCAAGGATGTGTGTCTCACCTGGGGGGAGTGGAAGCAACTTGACCCAATTCAGAGGGACTTCTACAGGGAGAATGTGCTAAAGGATTATGGGAACACTGTGCTACCAA GTTTGGAAACCAGAACTCAGAACAAAGAGTTGATTCCAAAACAAGAAATTCTAGAAGTAGAGCCACAGATGCAGCTACAAGAAGGATCCCCCTGGAAGGCTCCCCTGTATTCCAGATGTGGTGATACCCATGGGAACAGGGTAGAAAAGCAGTCAGGACACCTTTCACTGCTGAAACTTGAAAATTCTGAAGAGCAAGGACTCATGAGCATCTCAGAGCTCGAGAATGGTCCCACAGAAGAGGGAGACTCCAAAAATCATGAATTTGGGAATAGTGCCAGAAGGTCAAACTTGGTTCTTCATCAGCATGGCCTGACATCAGAGAGGTCCATTAATGATGATGAAGGTGGCGACAGGTGCAGACAGAGTTTAGATATGGTGAAAATTCAAGTGGTGAAATCTCACAGATCTGTTGACAGTGAGGAAAATTTCCATCCTTCAGGCCTTTTTAGGACCCAGAGGCAGCTCCGTGAAGAAAGACCTTATAAATGTGATAACTGTGGGAAGAGTTTCAAACAGCGTTCTGACCTCTTGAAACACCAGAgaatccacactggggagaaacccTACGAATGCCAAGAATGTGGGAAGAGCTTCAGTCAGAGTGCTGCCCTGATAaaacaccagaggacacacacagGGGAAAAGCCGTACACATGCCCCAAATGTGGGGACAGCTTCAGACAGAGTTCACATCTCAATCGGCATCAACGAATACACATAGGGGAGAAACACTATAAATGTACTGAATGTGGGGAAACCTGCCGTGTTTCCAACCGTTTCAGACATCAGAGAATCCATAAAGGGGAGAGACCCTATACATGTGAGGAATGTGAGAAGAGCTTCAAACGGTGCTCTGACCTCTCTAAACATCAGAgaatccacactggggagaagccgtATGGATGTTCCGTCTGTGGGAAACGCTTCAGTCAGAGTGCAACCCTCATCATACACCAGAGAACTCACACCGGAGAAAAACCTTATAAATGTCTTGAATGTGGTGAAAGCTTTAGACAGAGTCCACACCTTATCCGACACCAAAGGATACACAGAAATAAAGTCCCATCATTTTGA